From a region of the Impatiens glandulifera chromosome 4, dImpGla2.1, whole genome shotgun sequence genome:
- the LOC124933466 gene encoding tyrosine-protein kinase BAZ1B-like isoform X4, producing the protein MMHKNENFHCESDFMEETGQQNLVVLPKIGEDESYYECVDNGGDLVCCDICSNVYHLWCHNPPLEHVPSGEWRCSNCKESNPSVYADDKIEQDVKISKMGKAPIAPLNRDGVDEACVTRKEETCSELDHLKVYRRTRFKLQARKEEDVKKNKSEANERRNLLAEEVTGTFPNLSNMNTITSKLDCEDKPTGKDKGEITPLDLLADVCTNPLYKNIREMPAIKKAFDSNKKSAIMDKKSALRNTSRFPVQYLETKTKEHDKEDNWPFEDELNSLWIGVRKHGQSSWETILNDPTLKFSYFRTPTSLAKRWWRVERQKVQPEIIQVPRIYRKRSSSSDSSSLLSKKLSQDPDTGKDESEYESN; encoded by the exons AGTTACTATGAATGTGTTGACAATGGAGGAGATCTTGTATGTTGTGATATTTGCTCAAACGTTTATCATCTATGGTGCCATAACCCACCTCTAGAG CATGTTCCTTCGGGAGAGTGGCGATGCTCAAACTGCAAGGAGAGTAATCCTTCAGTATATGCTGATGATAAAATAGAGCAGGATGTTAAAATCTCGAAAATGGGAAAGGCGCCTATTGCACCTCTTAATAGG GATGGTGTTGATGAAGCCTGTGTGACTAGAAAAGAGGAGACATGCAGTGAATTGGACCATCTTAAAGTTTATAGAAGAACCAGGTTCAAGCTGCAAGCCAGGAAAGAGGAGGATGTTAAAAAGAATAAGAGTGAAGCAAATGAGCGGAGAAATCTTCTCGCTGAAGAAGTAACTGGGACTTTTCCGAACCTTTCAAACATGAATACTATCACA TCGAAACTTGACTGTGAAGATAAGCCAACAGGAAAGGATAAGGGCGAGATCACGCCTCTTGATTTGCTTGCTGATGTCTGCACAAACCCTCTGTACAAAAATATACGTGAAAT GCCTGCCATTAAAAAAGcatttgattcaaataaaaaatcagcTATTATGGACAAGAAAAGTGCACTGAGAAACACTTCCCGGTTCCCCGTGCAATATTTGGAAACAAAGAC AAAGGAACATGATAAAGAAGACAACTGGCCGTTCGAAGATGAACTGAATTCACTTTGGATTGGAGTCCGTAAGCATGGACAAAGCTCCTGGGAAACTATCCTCAATGACCCAACATTGAAATTTTCCTATTTCAGGACTCCAACTTCCTTAGCAAAGAGGTGGTGGAGAGTTGAAAGACAGAAAGTTCAACCTGAAATTATTCAG GTCCCTCGTATTTATAGGAAAAGATCATCTAGTTCGGATAGCTCGTCCCTACTGTCTAAGAAACTATCTCAAGATCCCGATACTGGCAAGGATGAATCTGAATATGAAAGTAATTAG